The following are encoded in a window of Ricinus communis isolate WT05 ecotype wild-type chromosome 4, ASM1957865v1, whole genome shotgun sequence genomic DNA:
- the LOC8278256 gene encoding E3 ubiquitin-protein ligase RGLG2 produces the protein MGGRLSKRASPRQASPSYSWSYQQPPYAQPGQEYMAYENYAPAPQSYGGQAPNSGRRLERKYSKIDDNYNSLEQVTDALARSGLESSNLIVGIDFTKSNEWTGARSFNRRSLHHIGDDQNPYEQAISIIGKTLSSFDEDNLIPCFGFGDASTHDQEVFSFNSDESFCNGFEEVLRRYRELVPHLRLAGPTSFAPIIEMAITIVEQSGGQYHVLVIIADGQVTRSVDTQHGQLSPQEKRTVEAIVKASEYPLSIILVGVGDGPWDMMKEFDDNIPARAFDNFQFVNFTEIMSKNVDRSKKEAEFALAALMEIPSQYRATLELSILGSTRGKAIDRIPLPPPQYGAATLSNSKPSRSSSFHPSAPSSGRYNAQAAGTAPAPPASSTSDNHLCPICLTNAKDMAFGCGHQTCCDCGQDLQLCPICRSSINTRIKLY, from the exons ATGGGTGGAAGACTTTCAAAACGAGCAAGTCCACGTCAGGCTTCCCCTTCATATTCATGGAGCTATCAACAGCCACCATATGCTCAACCAGGTCAAGAATATATGGCATACGAAAACTATGCACCTGCACCTCAAAGTTATGGTGGTCAAGCCCCAAACTCAGGGAGGCGGCTGGAGAGAAAATATTCAAAGATAGATGATAACTACAATAGTCTAGAGCAG GTTACTGATGCACTTGCACGCTCAGGATTGGAGTCTTCAAATCTCATTGTGGGTATTGATTTCACAAAGAGCAATGAATGGACAG gtGCAAGGTCATTTAACCGAAGAAGCCTACATCACATTGGAGATGATCAGAATCCGTACGAGCAGGCAATATCTATCATTGGGAAAACATTATCTTCCTTTGATGAGGATAACTTAATTCCATGTTTCGGATTTGGGGATG CATCAACACATGATCAAGAAGTGTTTAGTTTTAATTCGGATGAGAGTTTTTGTAATGGCTTTGAGGAAGTGTTAAGACGGTACAGAGAATTGGTGCCTCATTTACGACTTGCAG GTCCAACGTCATTTGCTCCTATCATTGAAATGGCTATTACTATTGTTGAGCAAAGTGGTGGACAGTACCATGTCTTAGTTATAATAGCTGACGGACAG GTGACAAGAAGTGTTGATACTCAGCATGGCCAACTAAGTCCACAGGAAAAGAGAACTGTCGAAGCAATTGTGAAAGCAAG TGAGTACCCCCtgtcaattatattagttgGAGTTGGAGATGGACCATGGGACATGATGAAGGAATTTGACGACAACATCCCTGCTCGTGCATTTGACAATTTCCAG TTTGTGAATTTTACCGAAATAATGTCAAAAAATGTGGATCGATCCAAAAAAGAAGCAGAGTTTGCCCTTGCAGCCTTAATGGAAATACCTTCTCAGTATAGAGCAACCCTAGAGCTCAGCATTTTGGG TTCTACTAGAGGGAAGGCTATAGATAGGATTCCCCTTCCCCCTCCTCAGTACGGTGCAGCTACATTGAGCAACTCAAAACCTTCACGCTCAAGCAGTTTTCATCCAAGTGCACCCTCTTCTGGTAGATACAATGCACAAGCAGCTGGAACAGCACCCGCACCTCCTGCAAGTTCTACATCTGATAATCAT CTTTGCCCCATTTGCCTTACCAATGCAAAGGATATGGCCTTTGGTTGTGGACATCAG ACATGCTGTGATTGTGGACAAGATCTTCAGCTATGTCCCATCTGCCGGAGTTCCATTAACACCAGAATAAAGCTCTACTGA